A genomic window from Camelus ferus isolate YT-003-E chromosome 9, BCGSAC_Cfer_1.0, whole genome shotgun sequence includes:
- the LOC102514759 gene encoding interferon-inducible GTPase 5 has protein sequence MATSKLPAVPREEETTILMAKEELEALRTAFESGDIPQAASRLRELLASSESIRLEVGVTGESGAGKSSLINALRGLGAEDPGAALTGVVETTMQPSPYPHPQFPDVTLWDLPGAGSPGCPADKYLKQVDFGRYDFFLLVSPRRCGAVEIRLASEILRQGKKFYFVRTKVDEDLAATRTQRPSGFSEAVVLQEIREHCAERLRGAGVSDPRIFLVSNLSPMRYDFPLLVSTWEHDLPAHRRHAGLLSLPDISLEALQKKKDMLQEQVLKTALVSGVIQALPVPGLAAAYDDALLIRSLRGYHRSFGLDDDSLAKLAEQVGKQAGDLRSVIRSPLANEVSPETVLRLYSQSSDGAMRVARAFEKGIPVFGTLVAGGISFGTVYTMLQGCLNEMAEDAQRVRIKALEEDEPQAEVSLEAAGDNSVEKRGSGEGNSEEAPLSARRKLGLLLKYILDSWKRRDLSEDK, from the coding sequence ATGGCTACTTCCAAGTTGCCAGCggtgcccagggaggaggagaccaCCATACTGATGGCCAAGGAAGAGCTGGAGGCCCTGCGCACCGCCTTCGAGTCGGGCGACATCCCCCAGGCTGCCTCCCGCCTCCGGGAACTGCTGGCCTCCTCGGAGAGCATCAGGCTGGAGGTGGGCGTCACAGGCGAGTCGGGCGCCGGCAAGTCGTCCCTGATCAACGCCCTCCGCGGCCTGGGAGCCGAAGACCCCGGCGCGGCTCTCACCGGCGTCGTGGAGACCACAATGCAGCCCTCGCCCTACCCGCACCCGCAGTTTCCAGACGTGACCCTGTGGGACCTGCCAGGGGCCGGCTCTCCGGGCTGCCCCGCCGACAAGTACCTGAAGCAGGTGGACTTCGGCCGCTATGACTTCTTCCTGCTGGTGTCCCCGCGCCGCTGCGGCGCCGTGGAGATCCGCCTGGCCTCCGAGATCCTGCGCCAGGGCAAGAAGTTCTACTTCGTGCGCACCAAGGTGGATGAGGACCTGGCGGCCACGCGCACGCAGCGGCCCTCGGGCTTCAGCGAGGCGGTGGTCCTGCAGGAAATCCGCGAGCACTGCGCCGAGCGGCTGCGCGGGGCTGGCGTGAGCGATCCCCGCATCTTCCTCGTGTCCAACCTCTCGCCCATGCGCTACGACTTTCCGCTGCTCGTGTCCACCTGGGAGCACGACCTGCCCGCGCACCGGCGCCACGCCGGCCTGCTGTCGCTGCCCGACATCTCACTGGAGGCCCTGCAGAAGAAGAAGGACATGCTCCAGGAGCAGGTGCTCAAGACGGCCCTGGTGTCGGGCGTCATCCAGGCTCTGCCGGTGCCCGGGCTGGCGGCTGCCTACGACGACGCGCTGCTCATCCGCTCGCTGCGCGGCTACCACCGCAGCTTCGGCCTGGACGACGACTCGCTGGCCAAGCTGGCGGAGCAGGTGGGCAAACAGGCCGGGGACCTGCGCTCGGTCATACGCTCCCCGCTGGCCAACGAGGTCTCCCCTGAGACTGTCCTGCGGCTCTACTCGCAGTCTTCCGACGGTGCCATGCGGGTGGCCCGGGCCTTTGAGAAGGGCATCCCTGTGTTTGGTACGCTGGTGGCTGGAGGCATCAGCTTCGGCACCGTCTACACCATGCTCCAGGGCTGCCTCAACGAGATGGCCGAGGACGCCCAGCGGGTTCGCATCAAGGCCCTGGAGGAGGATGAGCCCCAGGCTGAGGTCAGCCTGGAGGCGGCTGGTGACAATAGTGTGGAAAAgcgggggtctggggaggggaacAGTGAGGAAGCCCCGCTCTCGGCCCGCCGGAAGCTCGGCCTCCTTCTCAAGTACATTCTGGACAGCTGGAAGAGGCGGGACTTGTCCGAAGACAAATGA